The following coding sequences lie in one Aquabacterium olei genomic window:
- a CDS encoding flagellar basal body-associated FliL family protein, giving the protein MSAAPAAAPADGDAPKKGKKKLIIILAAVAVLLLGGGGAAFFVMKKNAAEAEAAAEEGGEEEHAKPAKSAKKPAHGKDEHAAPPTFVPLDPFVVNLADKDEERYAQVGVSLQVDDPKLGEEMKAYMPAIRNAILLILSHKSSTELLTAEGKQQLAEEIRREAARAMGYEVEDPEEEEAAEDTAKKKKKKKRRVELYNPIVQVAYSSFIIQ; this is encoded by the coding sequence ATGTCAGCTGCCCCTGCTGCGGCCCCCGCCGATGGCGACGCCCCCAAGAAGGGCAAGAAGAAACTGATCATCATCCTTGCTGCAGTGGCTGTGTTGCTGCTGGGCGGGGGGGGGGCCGCCTTTTTCGTGATGAAGAAGAATGCGGCCGAGGCCGAAGCGGCTGCGGAAGAAGGCGGCGAGGAAGAGCACGCCAAGCCCGCCAAGTCGGCCAAGAAGCCCGCGCATGGCAAGGATGAACATGCCGCCCCGCCCACCTTCGTGCCGCTGGACCCGTTCGTGGTCAACCTGGCGGACAAGGACGAAGAGCGCTACGCCCAGGTGGGTGTGAGCCTGCAGGTGGACGACCCCAAGCTGGGCGAAGAGATGAAGGCCTACATGCCGGCCATCCGCAACGCCATCCTGCTGATCCTGTCGCACAAGTCGTCGACCGAACTGCTGACGGCCGAAGGCAAGCAGCAACTCGCCGAAGAGATCCGCCGCGAGGCCGCCCGCGCGATGGGCTATGAGGTGGAAGACCCCGAAGAGGAAGAAGCGGCGGAAGACACGGCCAAGAAGAAGAAAAAGAAGAAGCGCCGCGTCGAGCTCTACAACCCGATCGTCCAGGTCGCCTACTCCTCGTTCATCATCCAGTGA
- the fliM gene encoding flagellar motor switch protein FliM yields MTQQILSQDEVDALLQGITGESQKLEQDETPKEGIREYNLAQQERIVRGRMPTMEIINERFARNIRIGLFNLIRKSPEVSVGGIKVQKYSAFLRDIVVPTNFNIMAIKPLRGSGLIVCDPTLVFSVIDALFGGSGKFHTRIEGRDFSATEQRIIRRLVDVISEEYKRSWQGIYPVELDYQRSEMQPQFATVATPSEIVVCCSFTLEIGDTSGTIHICIPYATLEPIRDILFSSIQGDSAEPDRRWVTLLTQQIQSAEVSLVAELGHAPATVETLLALKPGDFIELDLEKIIQAKVDGVPVFDCYYGTSNGKYSLRIEKLLTAGNTGWLGDRHV; encoded by the coding sequence ATGACCCAGCAAATCCTCTCGCAAGACGAAGTCGATGCCCTGTTGCAGGGCATCACGGGCGAAAGCCAGAAGCTCGAGCAGGACGAGACGCCCAAGGAAGGCATCCGCGAGTACAACCTCGCGCAGCAAGAGCGCATCGTGCGTGGGCGCATGCCCACGATGGAGATCATCAACGAGCGCTTTGCCCGCAACATCCGCATCGGCCTCTTCAACCTGATCCGCAAGTCGCCCGAAGTCTCGGTGGGCGGCATCAAAGTGCAGAAGTACAGCGCCTTTCTGCGCGACATCGTCGTGCCGACGAACTTCAACATCATGGCCATCAAGCCGCTGCGTGGCTCGGGCCTGATCGTCTGTGATCCGACGCTGGTGTTCTCGGTGATCGACGCGCTGTTCGGCGGCTCGGGCAAGTTCCATACGCGCATCGAAGGCCGCGACTTCTCGGCCACCGAGCAACGCATCATCCGCCGCCTGGTCGACGTGATCAGCGAAGAGTACAAGCGCTCGTGGCAGGGCATCTACCCGGTCGAGCTCGACTACCAGCGTTCGGAAATGCAGCCGCAGTTCGCCACCGTGGCCACGCCCAGCGAGATCGTGGTGTGCTGCTCGTTCACGCTGGAAATCGGCGACACCAGCGGCACCATCCACATCTGCATCCCGTATGCGACGCTGGAGCCGATCCGCGACATCCTGTTCTCGTCCATCCAGGGCGACTCGGCCGAGCCGGATCGCCGCTGGGTGACGCTGCTGACCCAGCAGATCCAGTCTGCCGAGGTCAGCCTGGTGGCCGAGCTGGGCCATGCGCCTGCCACGGTCGAGACCCTGCTGGCGCTCAAGCCCGGCGACTTCATCGAGCTCGACCTGGAGAAGATCATCCAGGCCAAGGTCGATGGCGTGCCCGTGTTCGACTGCTACTACGGCACCTCGAACGGCAAGTATTCCCTCCGTATTGAAAAGCTACTGACGGCCGGCAACACAGGCTGGCTGGGAGACCGACATGTCTGA
- the fliN gene encoding flagellar motor switch protein FliN: protein MSDAAEFPPSDGAEQDAMAAEWEAALAQQASSGGAASADDVFASAASEVTSAAPQMTPAAFANFAPQQPAANPAGNDINMILDIPVQLTVELGRTRIPIKNILQLAQGSVVELDALAGEPMDVLVNGFLIAQGEVVVVNDKFGIRLTDIVTPSERMRRLSRGG, encoded by the coding sequence ATGTCTGATGCTGCAGAGTTCCCCCCGAGCGACGGCGCCGAACAGGACGCGATGGCGGCCGAATGGGAGGCCGCGCTGGCGCAGCAGGCTTCTTCCGGTGGCGCTGCTTCGGCCGACGATGTGTTCGCCTCGGCGGCCAGCGAAGTGACCAGTGCCGCCCCGCAGATGACGCCTGCGGCGTTTGCCAACTTCGCGCCACAGCAGCCGGCTGCCAACCCGGCCGGCAACGACATCAACATGATCCTGGACATCCCCGTCCAGCTGACGGTGGAACTGGGCCGCACCCGCATCCCCATCAAGAACATCCTGCAACTGGCGCAGGGCTCGGTGGTGGAGCTGGATGCGCTGGCCGGCGAGCCGATGGACGTGCTGGTCAACGGCTTCCTGATTGCGCAGGGCGAAGTGGTGGTGGTCAACGACAAGTTCGGCATCCGCCTGACCGACATCGTGACCCCGTCCGAGCGCATGCGCCGCCTCAGCCGCGGCGGCTGA
- a CDS encoding FliO/MopB family protein — MASSGLMVFWFVFVVACIPVCLWLLKRSGLAQGGGLPGGQALMKTISVLNLGPGQRLVAVEVGAGEDRTWLILSVTAQRISKLHAMAPLSGYEPAQAVPPAQAFAAVLSRLTAGKAAGNQGTSNGPQA, encoded by the coding sequence ATGGCCTCCAGTGGATTGATGGTGTTCTGGTTCGTGTTCGTGGTGGCCTGCATCCCCGTGTGCCTGTGGCTGCTCAAGCGATCGGGCCTGGCCCAGGGCGGCGGTCTGCCGGGCGGGCAGGCGCTGATGAAGACCATCAGCGTGCTCAACCTGGGCCCGGGCCAGCGCCTGGTGGCCGTCGAGGTGGGCGCCGGCGAAGACCGCACCTGGCTCATCCTCAGCGTCACCGCGCAGCGCATCAGCAAGCTGCACGCGATGGCGCCGCTGTCTGGCTATGAACCCGCGCAGGCCGTGCCCCCCGCGCAGGCCTTCGCTGCCGTGCTGAGCCGCCTGACGGCCGGCAAGGCCGCTGGCAACCAGGGCACCTCCAACGGCCCTCAGGCATGA
- the fliP gene encoding flagellar type III secretion system pore protein FliP (The bacterial flagellar biogenesis protein FliP forms a type III secretion system (T3SS)-type pore required for flagellar assembly.): MSSSNRRRLALRLLAALGLSLAGGLVWAQTPTAPASLPLMVGQGPSGNSYSVPIQTLLFFTALSFLPAVLLMMTGFTRIAIVLSLMRQALGTQAAPPNQVIVGLSLFLTMFVMGPTLDKVYKEAYEPFAASQISFNEALERGQAPMRQFMLKQTRQSDLGLFVKLARIEGEVKPETVPFRVLVPAFVTSELKSAFQIGFLIFIPFLVIDMIVASVLMSLGMMMLSPVLVALPFKLMLFVLADGWNLLLGSLAASFVQ, encoded by the coding sequence ATGTCTTCTTCGAATCGACGCCGCCTGGCACTGCGCCTGCTGGCCGCACTGGGCCTGAGCCTGGCCGGTGGCCTGGTGTGGGCCCAGACCCCCACGGCCCCCGCAAGCCTGCCGCTCATGGTGGGGCAGGGCCCCTCGGGCAACAGCTACTCGGTGCCCATCCAGACGCTGCTGTTCTTCACGGCACTCAGCTTCCTGCCGGCCGTGCTGCTGATGATGACGGGCTTCACCCGCATCGCCATCGTGCTGAGCCTGATGCGTCAGGCCCTGGGCACGCAGGCGGCACCGCCCAACCAGGTCATCGTCGGCCTGTCGCTGTTCCTCACGATGTTCGTCATGGGCCCGACGCTGGACAAGGTCTACAAGGAGGCCTACGAGCCTTTCGCCGCCAGCCAGATCAGCTTCAACGAGGCGCTGGAGCGCGGCCAGGCGCCGATGCGCCAGTTCATGCTCAAGCAGACGCGCCAGTCCGACCTGGGCCTGTTCGTCAAACTTGCGCGCATCGAAGGCGAAGTCAAGCCCGAGACTGTGCCTTTCCGCGTGCTGGTGCCGGCCTTCGTCACCAGCGAATTGAAGTCGGCCTTCCAGATCGGCTTCCTGATCTTCATTCCCTTCCTGGTCATCGACATGATCGTGGCCAGCGTGCTGATGAGCCTGGGGATGATGATGCTGTCGCCCGTGCTCGTGGCCTTGCCCTTCAAGCTGATGCTCTTCGTGCTGGCCGATGGCTGGAACCTGCTGCTCGGCTCCCTGGCCGCCAGCTTCGTGCAGTGA
- the fliQ gene encoding flagellar biosynthesis protein FliQ, translating to MDPQQALTISRDGLLTLLTVCGPIVLVVLAVGLVVSIFQAATQIHEQTLSFVPKLLAAFATLAVAGPWMISTLVDYIQQVLQNIPNVVG from the coding sequence ATGGATCCCCAACAAGCACTCACCATCAGCCGTGACGGCCTGCTGACCCTGTTGACCGTGTGCGGGCCCATCGTGCTCGTCGTGCTGGCCGTCGGCCTGGTGGTCAGCATCTTCCAGGCGGCCACGCAGATCCACGAGCAGACGCTGTCCTTCGTGCCCAAGCTGCTGGCCGCGTTCGCCACGCTGGCCGTGGCCGGCCCGTGGATGATCAGCACGCTGGTGGACTACATCCAGCAGGTGCTGCAGAACATTCCCAACGTGGTGGGCTGA
- the fliR gene encoding flagellar biosynthetic protein FliR: MVSFTEAEVLAWISPWLWAFFRVLGLFTSAPVLSMRVVPRRVRIGLALLVAVAAEPSLPPELKAYTIASPHALMLIVQQVLIGLTVGFAARVVFAAIEFAGEIVGLQMGLSFASFFDPTSGGQLNAVARFYGTVAAWLFVVMNGHLLLTAAVLQSFQAFPVSPEPLAFMKVVQPQTWGAELFKLGLWVSLPVVAMLILINMVMGLVARVAPQMNIFSVGFPVTLGVGLTGLWLTLPMMQQPFTMAIERMLGYFQ, translated from the coding sequence GTGGTGTCCTTCACCGAAGCCGAGGTGCTGGCGTGGATCTCGCCCTGGCTCTGGGCCTTCTTCCGGGTGCTGGGCCTGTTCACCTCCGCGCCGGTGCTCTCGATGCGGGTGGTGCCGCGCCGGGTGCGCATCGGGCTGGCGCTGCTGGTGGCCGTAGCGGCCGAACCCAGTCTGCCGCCCGAGCTGAAGGCGTACACCATTGCCTCGCCGCACGCGTTGATGCTGATCGTGCAGCAGGTGCTGATCGGCCTGACGGTGGGCTTTGCGGCGCGTGTGGTGTTTGCCGCCATCGAGTTTGCGGGTGAGATCGTGGGCCTGCAGATGGGCCTGAGCTTCGCATCCTTCTTCGACCCGACCAGCGGTGGGCAGCTGAACGCCGTCGCCCGCTTCTATGGGACCGTGGCGGCGTGGCTGTTCGTGGTGATGAACGGCCATCTGCTGCTGACCGCCGCCGTCCTGCAGAGCTTTCAGGCCTTTCCGGTGTCACCCGAACCGCTCGCGTTCATGAAGGTGGTTCAGCCGCAGACCTGGGGGGCCGAGCTGTTCAAGCTGGGACTGTGGGTGTCGCTGCCCGTGGTCGCCATGCTCATCCTCATCAACATGGTGATGGGCCTGGTGGCGCGCGTGGCACCTCAGATGAACATCTTCTCGGTGGGCTTCCCGGTGACGCTGGGCGTGGGCCTGACAGGCCTGTGGCTCACGCTGCCGATGATGCAGCAGCCCTTCACGATGGCGATCGAGCGGATGCTGGGATACTTCCAGTGA
- a CDS encoding FxDxF family PEP-CTERM protein codes for MKLLQRATASFLTAMTLAGSAWANTSYTVGIPTADPYTRFENHVAPGEFSDSFNFRLSAPTSGYIWLFARQDAWFGFDQVEDTEGVSLVLVNNRTEREYRAVLFPEAQRTVSLLEPGVMDMVVAGFDPNKSLFLSGDFAAGDYSAFVSGTATGSAGSSYIAKFSFAQPVPEPSSMALMLLGLGAVAWATHARSGQRKPS; via the coding sequence ATGAAGCTGCTGCAGCGCGCCACCGCCTCCTTTCTGACCGCCATGACGCTGGCCGGCAGCGCGTGGGCGAACACGAGCTACACGGTCGGCATCCCGACGGCTGACCCGTACACGCGGTTCGAAAACCACGTGGCGCCGGGCGAGTTCAGTGACAGCTTCAATTTCAGGCTCAGCGCCCCGACCTCGGGTTACATCTGGCTGTTCGCCCGCCAGGATGCCTGGTTCGGCTTCGATCAGGTCGAAGACACCGAGGGCGTTTCGCTGGTGCTGGTGAACAACCGGACAGAGCGCGAGTACCGCGCCGTGCTCTTCCCCGAAGCGCAGCGCACCGTGTCGCTGCTCGAGCCCGGCGTGATGGACATGGTGGTGGCCGGCTTCGACCCCAACAAGTCGCTGTTCCTGTCGGGTGACTTCGCCGCCGGCGATTACTCGGCCTTTGTGTCTGGCACGGCCACCGGCTCGGCCGGGTCGAGTTACATCGCGAAGTTCAGCTTTGCTCAGCCAGTGCCCGAGCCGAGCTCGATGGCGCTGATGCTGCTGGGCCTGGGTGCGGTGGCCTGGGCAACACACGCACGGTCTGGCCAGCGCAAACCGAGCTGA
- a CDS encoding DNA topoisomerase IV subunit B translates to MSVKPSSKASTQPSATYGEGSIRVLKGLEPVKQRPGMYTRTDNPLHVIQEVIDNAADEALAGFGKRIAVTLHTDGSISVEDDGRGIPFGLHPEEGVAVVEIVFTRLHAGGKFDKGSGGAYSFSGGLHGVGVSVTNALATRLQVTVCRDKQVATLAFSGGDVIEPVAVRPAASGDRKNGTTVRVWPDAKYFESAELPRGELVHMLRSKAVLMPGVTITLTIEKAGKDAEVQTWLYKGGLRDYLTQTLTTDPVIPLFEGEQYASGSETENFAEGEGAAWCVAFTEEGAPMRESYVNLIPTVAGGTHEAGLKDGLFNAVKGFIEMHSLMPKGVKLMPDDVFSRASFVLSAKVLDPQFQGQTKERLNSRDALRLVTTYVKPAMELWLNQHVEYGRKLAELVIKQAQARQRAGQKVEKKKSSGVAVLPGKLTDCESRDIAFNEVFLVEGDSAGGSAKMGRDKETQAILPLRGKVLNAWEVERDRLFANNEIHDISVAIGVDPHGPNDEVDLSGLRYGKICILSDADVDGSHIQVLLLTLFFRHFPKLIETGHIYIARPPLFRVDAPARGKKPAAKLYALDEGELTAILDKLRKEGCREGAWSISRFKGLGEMNAEQLWDTTLNPDTRRLLPVAYGEPGFCDTEGAFNRLMGKGEAASRRELMELHGDAVDVDI, encoded by the coding sequence ATGTCAGTCAAGCCGTCTTCCAAAGCGTCCACCCAGCCCAGCGCCACCTACGGCGAGGGCTCCATCCGCGTCCTCAAGGGCCTGGAGCCCGTCAAGCAGCGGCCGGGCATGTACACCCGCACGGACAACCCGCTGCACGTCATCCAGGAAGTGATCGACAACGCGGCCGACGAGGCGCTGGCGGGCTTTGGCAAGCGCATCGCCGTCACGCTGCACACCGATGGTTCGATCAGCGTGGAAGACGACGGCCGGGGCATCCCCTTCGGCCTGCATCCGGAGGAGGGCGTGGCGGTCGTCGAAATCGTGTTCACCCGCCTGCATGCGGGGGGCAAGTTCGACAAGGGGTCGGGCGGGGCCTACAGCTTCTCGGGCGGCCTGCACGGCGTGGGCGTGAGCGTGACCAACGCGCTGGCCACGCGCCTGCAGGTGACGGTGTGCCGCGACAAGCAGGTGGCCACGCTGGCCTTCAGCGGCGGCGACGTGATCGAGCCGGTGGCCGTGCGCCCGGCCGCCAGTGGCGACCGCAAGAACGGCACCACGGTGCGCGTGTGGCCGGACGCGAAGTACTTCGAAAGCGCCGAACTGCCGCGTGGCGAGCTGGTGCACATGCTGCGCAGCAAGGCCGTGCTGATGCCGGGCGTGACCATCACGCTCACCATCGAGAAGGCCGGCAAGGACGCCGAGGTGCAGACCTGGCTCTACAAGGGCGGCCTGCGCGACTACCTGACCCAGACGCTGACGACCGATCCGGTCATCCCGCTGTTCGAGGGCGAGCAGTACGCCAGCGGCAGCGAGACCGAGAACTTCGCCGAAGGCGAGGGCGCGGCCTGGTGCGTGGCCTTCACCGAAGAAGGCGCGCCCATGCGCGAAAGCTACGTCAACCTGATCCCGACCGTCGCCGGCGGCACGCACGAGGCGGGGCTGAAGGACGGCCTGTTCAACGCGGTGAAGGGTTTCATCGAGATGCATTCGCTGATGCCCAAGGGTGTGAAGCTGATGCCCGACGACGTGTTCAGCCGCGCCAGCTTCGTGCTGAGCGCCAAGGTGCTGGACCCGCAGTTCCAGGGGCAGACGAAGGAGCGCCTGAACAGCCGCGATGCACTGCGCCTGGTGACCACCTACGTGAAGCCCGCCATGGAGCTGTGGCTCAACCAGCACGTGGAGTACGGCCGCAAGCTGGCCGAACTGGTGATCAAGCAGGCGCAGGCGCGCCAGCGGGCCGGCCAGAAAGTCGAGAAGAAGAAGAGCTCCGGCGTGGCCGTGCTGCCGGGCAAGCTGACCGACTGCGAAAGCCGCGACATCGCGTTCAACGAGGTGTTCCTCGTCGAGGGCGACTCGGCCGGTGGCAGCGCCAAGATGGGCCGCGACAAGGAGACGCAGGCCATCCTCCCGCTGCGCGGCAAGGTGCTCAACGCCTGGGAAGTCGAGCGCGACCGCCTGTTCGCCAACAACGAGATCCACGACATTTCGGTGGCCATCGGGGTCGACCCGCACGGGCCGAACGACGAGGTCGACCTGTCAGGGCTGCGCTACGGCAAGATCTGCATCCTGTCGGACGCCGACGTGGACGGCTCTCACATTCAGGTGCTGCTGCTCACGTTGTTCTTCCGTCACTTCCCGAAGCTGATCGAGACGGGCCACATCTACATTGCTCGCCCGCCGCTGTTCCGGGTGGATGCGCCGGCGCGCGGCAAGAAGCCGGCGGCCAAGCTGTATGCGCTGGACGAGGGCGAGCTCACCGCCATCCTCGACAAGCTGCGCAAGGAAGGCTGCCGCGAAGGCGCCTGGAGCATCAGCCGCTTCAAGGGCCTGGGCGAGATGAACGCCGAACAGCTGTGGGACACCACGCTGAACCCGGACACCCGCCGCCTGCTGCCGGTGGCCTACGGCGAGCCTGGCTTCTGTGACACCGAAGGGGCGTTCAACCGCCTGATGGGCAAGGGTGAGGCCGCGTCGCGCCGTGAGCTGATGGAGCTGCACGGCGACGCGGTCGACGTCGACATCTGA
- a CDS encoding methyl-accepting chemotaxis protein — protein MTRSSSTPFGIAGRLMAVVALLTLVLVGTAVYATRQLGEVEHLALRAEKNRVPQLTRMAHIELNVTRVSLQLRHAMLARTPAERQAALDDIGAKRRLIDEELERYRSLLLTDVGRQRYAALPDLLKAFWKTGEANIALIQQDRKDEAFAFLVEHTIPARNALLKVLADTVEYQSHSLSEEVTDIQNAADAIRRTLLGAFAFLIAGLIGFAVWTGRTLRQRVRAAQTVAERVRDGDLASEIRDEARDELSPLVNALAEMQAALARVVSGVRSSAESVATASREIALGNQNLSVRTESQASALEETAATMDQLGATVHHNAQQAQQATQLAEEAASVAVQGGTVVGNVVQTMQGISSSSRQIADIISVIDGIAFQTNILALNAAVEAARAGEQGRGFAVVASEVRNLAQRSAEAAREIKSLIQGSVEQVEQGATLVQEAGETMDGIVRAITRVNEIVREISTASREQSAGIGQIGQAIDQMDQSTQQNAALVEESAAATQSMNHRADELVQAVAAFRLRHA, from the coding sequence ATGACACGCTCATCTTCCACCCCGTTCGGCATCGCCGGACGTCTGATGGCCGTGGTGGCGCTGCTGACCCTGGTGCTGGTGGGCACCGCGGTCTATGCCACCCGCCAGCTCGGTGAGGTCGAACACCTCGCCCTGCGCGCCGAAAAGAACCGCGTCCCGCAGCTCACGCGGATGGCGCACATCGAGTTGAACGTGACGCGGGTGTCACTTCAACTGCGCCACGCCATGCTGGCCCGTACCCCGGCCGAACGACAGGCCGCGCTCGATGACATCGGCGCCAAGCGCCGCCTCATCGACGAGGAGCTGGAACGCTACCGCAGCCTCCTGCTGACGGACGTCGGTCGGCAACGCTACGCCGCGCTGCCGGATCTGCTCAAAGCCTTCTGGAAGACCGGCGAGGCCAACATCGCCCTGATTCAGCAGGATCGCAAGGACGAGGCGTTTGCCTTTCTCGTCGAGCACACCATCCCGGCGCGCAACGCGCTGCTCAAGGTGCTTGCCGACACGGTCGAGTACCAGAGCCACAGCCTTTCGGAAGAAGTCACCGACATTCAGAACGCCGCAGACGCCATCCGGCGCACACTGCTGGGCGCGTTCGCCTTCCTGATCGCGGGGCTCATCGGCTTTGCCGTGTGGACCGGTCGCACGCTCCGTCAGCGTGTGCGCGCTGCACAGACCGTGGCCGAGCGGGTGCGTGACGGCGACCTGGCCAGCGAGATCCGGGACGAGGCGCGAGACGAGCTCTCGCCGCTGGTGAACGCCCTGGCCGAGATGCAGGCCGCTCTGGCGCGTGTCGTGTCGGGCGTGCGCAGCAGCGCCGAAAGCGTGGCGACCGCCAGCCGTGAAATCGCGCTGGGCAACCAGAACCTGTCGGTGCGCACCGAGAGCCAGGCGTCGGCACTGGAGGAGACGGCCGCCACCATGGACCAGCTCGGCGCGACCGTGCACCACAACGCCCAGCAGGCGCAGCAGGCCACGCAACTGGCCGAAGAAGCCGCGTCCGTGGCGGTACAGGGCGGCACGGTGGTGGGCAACGTCGTGCAGACGATGCAGGGCATCTCGTCGTCCTCGCGCCAGATCGCCGACATCATCAGTGTCATCGACGGCATCGCGTTCCAGACGAACATCCTGGCGCTCAATGCCGCCGTGGAAGCCGCCCGCGCGGGCGAGCAGGGCCGTGGCTTCGCCGTGGTGGCCAGCGAGGTGCGCAACCTCGCGCAGCGCAGCGCCGAGGCCGCCCGCGAGATCAAGTCGCTGATCCAGGGCAGCGTGGAACAGGTCGAGCAAGGCGCGACGCTGGTCCAGGAAGCCGGCGAAACCATGGACGGCATCGTGCGCGCCATCACGCGGGTCAACGAGATCGTCCGCGAGATCAGCACCGCCAGCCGCGAGCAGAGCGCCGGCATCGGCCAGATCGGGCAGGCCATCGATCAGATGGACCAGTCCACCCAGCAGAACGCTGCGCTGGTGGAGGAATCGGCCGCGGCCACGCAGAGCATGAACCACCGCGCCGATGAACTGGTGCAGGCCGTGGCCGCCTTCCGACTCCGCCACGCCTGA
- a CDS encoding methyltransferase domain-containing protein yields the protein MTGPTRAFWQERFDTEQTGWDRGGPSPQLNAWLDSGVLQPCRIAVPGCGNGWEVAELAARGFDVTGIDYTEAAVARTRALCAERGFQAHVVQADVLTFQPDAPYDAVYEQTCLCALHPDHWVTYAGQLHTWLKPGGRLHALLMQRVRPEASEQGLIEGPPYHCDINAVRALFPATRWQWTKPPYIKVPHPSLSHELALTLDRL from the coding sequence ATGACCGGCCCCACCCGCGCCTTCTGGCAAGAACGCTTCGACACCGAACAGACTGGCTGGGACCGCGGCGGCCCGAGTCCCCAGCTGAACGCATGGCTGGACAGCGGCGTCCTTCAACCCTGCCGCATCGCCGTGCCCGGCTGCGGCAACGGCTGGGAGGTGGCCGAGTTGGCGGCCCGCGGCTTCGATGTCACCGGCATCGACTACACCGAGGCGGCGGTGGCCCGTACCCGCGCACTGTGTGCCGAGCGCGGCTTCCAGGCCCACGTTGTCCAGGCCGACGTGCTGACCTTCCAGCCAGATGCCCCCTATGACGCCGTGTACGAGCAGACCTGCCTGTGCGCGCTCCACCCCGATCACTGGGTGACGTACGCCGGGCAACTGCACACGTGGCTGAAGCCCGGTGGCCGGCTCCATGCCCTGCTGATGCAGCGGGTGCGCCCCGAAGCCAGCGAACAGGGACTGATCGAAGGGCCGCCCTATCACTGCGACATCAACGCCGTGCGCGCGCTGTTTCCCGCAACACGGTGGCAGTGGACCAAGCCGCCGTACATCAAGGTACCGCATCCCAGCCTGTCGCATGAACTGGCGCTGACGTTAGACCGCCTTTGA
- a CDS encoding EAL domain-containing protein yields MLIALDDFGAGHSDFDRVWRIRPDIVKLDRSLVTALAEDPARLRVITQTVSVLHEAEALVLMEGIETAREALLALESDVDLVQGFYFARPHPELDRRARHDDIVALHGELARFRAAQRQRQKNLLAPFQNAIGYAGVLLSAGRSLDEAARSFLALPGALVCFVLDESGFQVGPNLWVEDQRTAQGPAFSPLAQADGACWARRPYFKRALQSPGRVQVTRPYRTLGGKGMTVTVSYAFQQAQPHGEAESGWRVVCGDVSWGPGGVRHAEEPDAADPPPTFPAPLA; encoded by the coding sequence ATGCTGATCGCGCTGGACGATTTCGGCGCCGGCCACTCCGACTTCGACCGCGTCTGGCGCATCCGGCCGGACATCGTCAAGCTCGACCGCAGCCTGGTCACCGCCCTGGCCGAAGACCCGGCGCGCCTGCGTGTCATCACGCAGACGGTATCCGTGCTGCACGAGGCCGAGGCCCTGGTGCTCATGGAGGGCATCGAGACGGCGCGCGAGGCGCTGCTCGCGCTGGAGTCGGATGTCGATCTGGTGCAAGGCTTCTACTTTGCGCGCCCGCATCCTGAACTCGATCGCCGCGCGCGCCACGACGACATCGTGGCGCTGCATGGCGAGCTGGCCCGCTTCCGCGCCGCCCAGCGGCAGCGCCAGAAGAACCTGCTCGCCCCCTTCCAGAACGCCATCGGCTATGCGGGCGTGCTGCTGAGCGCGGGGCGCTCGCTGGACGAAGCCGCGCGCTCGTTCCTGGCGCTGCCCGGTGCACTGGTCTGCTTCGTGCTGGACGAATCCGGCTTCCAGGTGGGGCCGAACCTGTGGGTGGAAGACCAGCGCACCGCACAGGGGCCGGCCTTCAGTCCGCTGGCGCAGGCGGACGGCGCCTGCTGGGCGCGCCGGCCGTACTTCAAGCGTGCGCTCCAGTCACCGGGACGCGTACAGGTGACCCGCCCCTACCGAACTCTGGGCGGCAAGGGCATGACGGTCACCGTCTCCTACGCCTTCCAGCAGGCCCAACCGCATGGCGAGGCCGAATCGGGGTGGCGCGTGGTGTGCGGTGATGTGAGCTGGGGCCCGGGGGGTGTCCGGCACGCCGAAGAGCCCGACGCCGCCGATCCGCCCCCTACCTTCCCTGCGCCCCTCGCCTGA